The stretch of DNA TCTGTGTTAGAGAAAACTTTATCTGGTTTTTGTTCATTTTCTGAATCTAAATCTTTTAAAAATTCCCAATTTATGCCATTATCTCTACTTACTTCATATTTATATTTTAATCCTGACCCTGCCCCTTGTACATTAGAAGATGCTGATGTTTTATTTGATATTATAACACTCCCATTATAACAAGTATATTTTGATGTTGGTCCGTTAGAATTGTCAAAAGCGATCTCACCTGGATTTGGTGAATTAAAAATTTTTAAATTATATGAATTATTCAAAAGATTTACAGGATTAGAATATTCTAGATTAAAGTTGATTGTTCTAATCTGATTATCTCCAAAATTTAGCCTACCAAATCCCCTTTCTTTTTTGAATTTTATTTCTTGGAATTCGCCAGGATTAATAGTTATATTATTATTTAGTTTAAAGAAGTGATCTCTACTTGTGTCGAATCTATAATCATCTGAGTGAGTAAATTGTCCATAACTATTTGTAAATGCTGGAATAATTTCATTTGATAAGCCACCCGAATAACTTGTGTATGGTAAATTAAAAGATACTTTAATATTATTACCATTTGAGATTATTGGATTCTTCCCAACATTCGTTACTCTTATAGTGAAAACATTATCTTCTACGAAAGTTTTTTCATTTTGAACAAAAACCATTAAAGACAAATCGTTATCTACCAAATCGATATTAAGATTTTCAATAGATGAATTATTTTCAAAATAATTTTCTGAAACATTTAGCCCAGTTACTTCAGTTTTAGATAAAATTTTATTTTCAATAATAGCGTTTAATTTTAAGCTAATAGTCAATTTTATACTACCCTCAGCTGGAATTGTAACCGTACCAATCAAATTATTATCTTCATTTACTGTCAAATAATTAGAACTTAACGTAATTTCTTCATTAGATTTAATCTGCTTAATATTCCACGAATTGAATTCTACTATATTTTTATCTAGAATTAAAACATTTTCTGTATTTAATAACGCCTCATTTATTCTTACTAAAGCATCTTTATTAGAAGAGTTAGAAATTTCAATAACATAATTTAAAATTTCACCATTTTTTCTTGACTCAGAATTATTAGTTTTATTAATAGATAAAACATCTTGTTTTTCCTGAAAAGAAAATGAATTATTCTTACAGAACCCATCAACACAAACTTTATAATTAAACATCATTTGAGGCCTATAAGTTACGATAGATGGATCCACTGTAACTATACCTGTTTGAGTATTTAACGAAACCCCATTAGTCCAGTTACCTACAGTTTCAATTGAAGCACCATTTGTACCTAAAACTATATTAGTCTCTAAACCATTTGAATTCATGTACTTATCATTTTCAATAATATTAAATGATTCGTGATTAACATTCCAAACAATATTATCAAACCCAAAAATGATATCTGGTTCAGCATATTTTATTTTAAAATAAGAATACTGATTGATTAAATTATATGAATTTTCATTTTTCCCTATCATTTTATGGAAAAAATCAGAGTTACTTACATTAGCTGACACATTAATTTGAAGCAAAACGAGTAAACAACTAAGGAAGTATTGAATATATTTATACATACTATAAGATGTTTATTTTACTTAACCTTTAAAACAATATTCATAAAAGAACCATTTCTAATTATTTTATTTGGATCTACTTGATAACTCAAAATTCCTTCAGGAGAAATTGATGTGTTTGAAAATAATGATTCATCTATAAAAGTTACATAATATTCATATTTATCACTAGAAGAAACGAAACCACATAGTCCTTTACTTGGATTTACATTACAGTCTAAGTTTTGAATTTCAGAACTTGATAATGCTGAAGATGCTACGGGTTTTAAAAATTGTTCTTTAAAAATATTATATAAGTCTACAGTAAATATCGTTTGATCACCTTGAGTTACAGTAAAATTAGCATTATTCTCATCTGTAATTCTAGCATCATCAATTCTTGTTGGCAATGCTACAGAGGGCATATAAAAGAATTTAGACGATGAATCCATACGTTCCCAAATTCCTTCAATATTATCTCCTTCTGGGTGAGAATAATAAAAATATCCTGGAGAAGTAACTTTAACAGTTTTTCCAGCTGGAGCAGAATCCGCTTCAGTAACATATACAATTGCACCATTTTGAGCAGTTGTATATAAGTCATTTTTTGCTCTTAATTGATTTCCAGTAATACGAGGCGCAATAACCCCATCAATAACATTGTTATCATCACCTTGTCCAATAATATCTAATGTTGCTTGAGGTGTATCGGTACCAATACCAACCTGAGCTTGCGCTAATGTAAAAGACGAGGCTGTCTCAAAAGTGAGACAGCTTTTTTTAAGAAAAAAGGAAAGCCTAAGCTTTCCCAATTGGTGCAATTTTATTAAATTGCTGTGTGTATACTAGTTCGAAAATAGTCTTTAAAGATTACAATCCCAAAGAAAATTTGCTTTTTCCTCCAAATTTATCGGAGTTGATAGAAGAAAAGCATCCTGTTAGAGTTATTTCCAATATAATAGATGGTTTAGCAATTAAAAATCTTATTAATAGCTATAAACCATATGGAACATCATCTTATCACCCAAAAATGCTTCTGAAAGTGTTGATTTATGGCTACCTAAGTAATATTTATTCAAGCCGTAAATTAGAACAAGCACTGAAAGAAAATATTCATTTTATGTGGCTTTCTGGAATGAATCGTCCTGACCATAATACGATAAATCGCTTTCGTAGCGAGCGATTAAAAGGTAAACTGAAATCTATATTCACTCAAATAGTCTTGCTTTTAGAAAAAGAAGGAATCGTTAGTTTAACAACCACTTTTGTTGATGGGACTAAGATTGAGGCAAACGCTAATCGCTATACATTCGTTTGGGGAAGAGCGATTAAAAAACACAAAGCTAGAATTTCTGAGCAGTTAGAAGACTTATGGAATTACGCAGAAAGTGTAGCAAAAGAAGAGCTTCAAAACACAGAAAATATTGAATTTAAAGAAATCGATTCTGAAAAAGTCACACAAACAATTGATAAGATAAATGAAGTTTTGAAAGATAAAAAAATCCCATCAAAGATTCGTCAAAAGCTCAATTATGGAAAGAGAAATTGGTCTAAGAATTTAGAAAAATACAAAAAACAAGAAGAGATTTTACAACAAAGAAATTCTTACTCTAAGACCGATACAGATGCTACATTTATGAGAATGAAAGAAGATCATATGAAAAATGGTCAGCTAAAACCCGCTTATAATCTGCAAATCTCCACGAATAAACAGTATATTTTACATTATTCTATTCACCATAATCCAACCGATACAAAAACTCTAAAACCTCATTTAGCAGGTTTTGAGCAGCATTACCATAGAACTCCAAAAGAGCTTGTAGCCGATGCGGGCTATGGCTCAGAAGAAAATTATAACTTGCTTAAATCAAAAAAGATAAAACCTTACGTAAAATACAATTACTTCAGAAAAGATCAAAAATCAGGACAAATTACTTCTTCAGAGAGCAATCCCAAACTGGCTAAAATAAGAGAAAAAGCATATAAACTTCTCAATACAGTGAAAGGTATCAAACTCAGAAAACAAAGATGTCACGATGTTGAACCAGTTTTTGCCGAAATAAAACACAACAAAAACTTTAAACGATTTATGTTAAGAGGAGTTGATAAAGTCGAAATTGAAGTCGGCTTACTTGCTATTGCTCATAACTTAAAGAAAATGGCGAAAATCACCTGAAAAAAGTTCATTTTACCATCATTTTTACATTTTTTGCTTATTTAATTCAATTTTGAACTATTAAATTACAAAATTAGATTCATCAGATAAAATACAAAAAAAAGAGACTGTCTTTTGAGACAGCCTCACCTAGTAAATATTTTTTCATGAAATTTAAAATTAATTAACCGGTGCGAAGATAGGACTTCTCTGAAAAATAAAAAGACCTAAAACATTAAAAATTAGCCAGAAATAATATTTCTCATAAAATATTCAACAATTATTAAACAAGTTGAATCGTTATAAGAATATAATTTCTGGCTATTTCTATAGATTTATACAAAAAGAAAGATAAAACGCTATTGTTTTTTACGCTTTTAGTCTATTTATTTTATGAATAATTAAAGCACTTCTGCAACTACAAATGTTGATCCTCCGATGTAGATCATATCATTTCCTTCTGCTGCTGCTTTTGCAGCAGTGAGCGCTTTTTCAACCGAATCAAAATAATGGATATCTTTCAATTCTTTCGGTACAACCATTCGCAATTCATCGATTGGTAATCTACGAGGCACATCTGGCTCACAGAAATAATAGGTTGCCATTTTGGGGAAGAAGGATAAACTTTGCTGCACATCTTTATCATTAACAAAACCTAAAACTAAGTGCAAATGATTATAAGCTTGCTCATTAATTTGGTTGGCGACTTCAATTAATCCATGCGGATTATGAGCAGTGTCAGCAACAATTAATGGATGTTGACCTAAAACATCCCAACGACCTCTCAAATTTGTATTTTTCACCACATTTAAAAGTCCATTTTTGATATTTTCTTCAGAAATCTTCCATCCTTGTTTTTGTAATTGCTCAATCGCTGTTAAAACAGTTCTTTTATTTTTGACTTGGTAAGATCCTATTAAATCGGAAGGTAAATCTTGAAAGAATTTTTCTTCTGCGAATATAATTTCTGAATGTCGTTGAGCAGCTATTTCAGAAAATACTTTTTTTGTTTCCATTGTTGTTTCTCCAATAACAACAGGTGTATTCGATTTTATAATTCCTGCTTTCTCGAAAGCGATTTGCGCTAACGTATCTCCCAAAAATTGAGTATGTTCTAAAGCAATATTGGTAATTACTGATAATTCAGGTAAGATAATATTCGTTGAATCTAATCGTCCACCTAATCCGGTTTCAATGACTGCGATATCAACTTGTTGCTGAGCAAAATATTCAAATCCCATTGCAATAGCGATTTCAAAAAATGAAGCGCCTTGGTCTAAAATTTTTTGTTCATGCTGAGCTACAAAATCTACAATAAATTCTTCTTCACACATCATTCCGTTAATACGAATTCGTTCACGAAAATCTTTCAAATGTGGAGAAGTTGTTAAACCGACTTTATATCCTGCTTCCTGTAAAATGGATGCCAACATATGAGATGTACTTCCTTTACCATTTGTTCCAGCAATATGTATGGATTTGAATTTCTGCTGTGGATTTCCCAAGTATTCACATAATGCCGTAATATTGGTTAAGTCTTTTTTCATTGCAGAAGCGCCTACACGCTGAAACATTGGTAAATTAGAAAATAGCCAATCAATTGTTTCTTGATATGTTCTCATTGTTCATAATATTTATACGAAGATACGGAGGGATAAAATAAAAGTCGATTTCTTCCTAAGAAAAAA from Faecalibacter sp. LW9 encodes:
- a CDS encoding IS1182 family transposase is translated as MYTSSKIVFKDYNPKENLLFPPNLSELIEEKHPVRVISNIIDGLAIKNLINSYKPYGTSSYHPKMLLKVLIYGYLSNIYSSRKLEQALKENIHFMWLSGMNRPDHNTINRFRSERLKGKLKSIFTQIVLLLEKEGIVSLTTTFVDGTKIEANANRYTFVWGRAIKKHKARISEQLEDLWNYAESVAKEELQNTENIEFKEIDSEKVTQTIDKINEVLKDKKIPSKIRQKLNYGKRNWSKNLEKYKKQEEILQQRNSYSKTDTDATFMRMKEDHMKNGQLKPAYNLQISTNKQYILHYSIHHNPTDTKTLKPHLAGFEQHYHRTPKELVADAGYGSEENYNLLKSKKIKPYVKYNYFRKDQKSGQITSSESNPKLAKIREKAYKLLNTVKGIKLRKQRCHDVEPVFAEIKHNKNFKRFMLRGVDKVEIEVGLLAIAHNLKKMAKIT
- a CDS encoding folylpolyglutamate synthase/dihydrofolate synthase family protein, with product MRTYQETIDWLFSNLPMFQRVGASAMKKDLTNITALCEYLGNPQQKFKSIHIAGTNGKGSTSHMLASILQEAGYKVGLTTSPHLKDFRERIRINGMMCEEEFIVDFVAQHEQKILDQGASFFEIAIAMGFEYFAQQQVDIAVIETGLGGRLDSTNIILPELSVITNIALEHTQFLGDTLAQIAFEKAGIIKSNTPVVIGETTMETKKVFSEIAAQRHSEIIFAEEKFFQDLPSDLIGSYQVKNKRTVLTAIEQLQKQGWKISEENIKNGLLNVVKNTNLRGRWDVLGQHPLIVADTAHNPHGLIEVANQINEQAYNHLHLVLGFVNDKDVQQSLSFFPKMATYYFCEPDVPRRLPIDELRMVVPKELKDIHYFDSVEKALTAAKAAAEGNDMIYIGGSTFVVAEVL